A window of the Archocentrus centrarchus isolate MPI-CPG fArcCen1 chromosome 17, fArcCen1, whole genome shotgun sequence genome harbors these coding sequences:
- the dnai4 gene encoding dynein axonemal intermediate chain 4 encodes MSALVAKEERKSPLVLRPSSRAPNVSVSGTHGASKRSRLTNSVLGCQRRKSFSLGGSKVLEKSVIQTPRQAIRVFDEENNDVTPQPLYQADPGAVQPKFFVDEISAGSASDQTTATGSFTMPFSRSVFGSSRISSQSTIESVNEEIEEMFSKRDLPISFPDVKVKKDTATEQVTEDMLKEVVDIFISETDTFSLLDIPGTCVSVDADDADAIIARNSQYEEVCRNRVGHGKDVDRSVQTLNGATKNKQVQSNSLIMVDAATNITTWDMYEPLCDAEQEETVGLCKPVKTDCPEAVMDSSRAAERSVASTATTVSVSCSLKDVEVDGNSLNTELEWELIVLSEKFQHCLLAMEKSILRNNSQPQLAAYRQLAVLEEPGCPVKPDLVEPRKGGTESSQSPALECLWAFSCELSRGRSVSCMAWNRKNPDLLAVGYGGFDFGNQTPGLICCWSIKNLKWPERVIHCDSTVTSLDFSASDPSQLAVGTRDGSITIYSVHSQDNRSQIVSSRESPSRHMGPVWQLRWMQQELSSSGEEKEEALLSVGADGRISKWFFFKHGFDCTDVMKLKRVQNTKKAGRNKTETMTGSVLTALTPGLCFDFHPTDSSIYLTGTWEGLIHKCSFSNTQQFVETYSKHFCPVNCVAWSPFNPDVFLSCSSDWTIQLWKQDHSKPLLGFTSTQKAVCDVKWSPKWATVFGAVNEEQLEIWDLNLSILDPVFVQPAAPGVRMTSLLFSSQTDCVVVGDSVGEVAVYQLKNFSVAERSQVNVLEDLCSAASR; translated from the exons ATGTCCGCGCTGGTGgcgaaagaagaaagaaagagtccTCTGGTTCTGAGGCC CTCTTCTCGCGCGCCTAACGTCTCAGTGTCGGGTACTCACGGAGCCAGCAAGCGCTCCAGACTAACCAACAGCGTGCTGGGCtgtcagaggaggaagagcttcAGCCTCGGTGGCAGCAAAGTCCTGGAGAAGAGTGTCATTCAAACTCCCAGACAGGCTATCCGG GTGTTTGATGAAGAAAACAATGATGTCACCCCCCAGCCGCTGTACCAGGCTGATCCGGGAGCAGTGCAGCCAAAGTTCTTTGTGGATGAAATCTCTGCAGGGTCAGCATCAGACCAGACAACAGCCACTGGGAGCTTCACTATGCCTTTCTCCAG ATCAGTATTTGGCAGCAGCAGAATATCCAGCCAGTCCACCATAGAGTCAGTGAATGAAGAGATCGAGGAGATGTTTTCTAAACGCGACCTTCCCATCAGTTTTCCAG ATGTGAAGGTAAAAAAGGACACGGCGACAGAACAGGTGACAGAGGATATGTTGAAAGAAGTCGTAGACATCTTCATCTCTGAGACAGACACCTTTTCACTCCTGGACATACCTGGcacctgtgtgtctgtggatgCTGATGACGCAGACGCCATCAT TGCAAGAAACAGTCAGTATGAGGAGGTCTGCAGGAACCGAGTGGGCCACGGTAAAGACGTGGACCGATCAGTGCAGACACTGAATGGAGCAACTAAGAACAAACAGGTCCAGAGCAACAGCTTGATCATGGTGGATGCAG CCACAAATATTACCACCTGGGACATGTATGAGCCTTTGTGCGATGCTGAGCAGGAAGAAACGGTGGGGCTCTGTAAACCAGTGAAGACTGACTGCCCCGAGGCTGTTATGGACtccagcagagctgcagagagaaGTGTAGCCAGCACAGCCACTACAG TCAGTGTCTCTTGTTCACTGAAAGACGTGGAAGTGGATGGGAACAGTTTAAATACTGAGCTGGAATGGGAGCTCATCGTACTGTCAGAGAAATTCCAACACTGCTTATTAGCAATGGAGAAGAGCATCCTGCGAAACAACAGCCAACCTCAGCTGGCTGCTTACAGACAGCTGGCCGTACTGGAAG AGCCAGGGTGTCCAGTGAAGCCTGACCTCGTGGAGCCGAGGAAGGGGGGGACAGAGAGCTCTCAATCTCCTGCCCTGGAGTGTCTCTGGGCGTTCAGCTGTGAGCTCAGCAGAGGACGCAGTGTGAGCTGCATGGCCTGGAACAGGAAGAACCCG GACCTCCTGGCTGTGGGCTATGGTGGGTTTGACTTCGGGAACCAGACACCAGGTCTGATTTGCTGCTGGTCCATCAAAAACCTCAAG TGGCCTGAGCGTGTCATCCACTGTGACAGCACTGTGACCTCTCTGGATTTCTCAGCCAGCGACCCCAGTCAGCTGGCTGTGGGGACACGTGACGGCAGCATAACCATCTACAGTGTGCACAGTCAGGACAATCGGTCACAAATCGTCAGCAGCCG TGAAAGTCCCAGCAGACACATGGGGCCAGTGTGGCAGCTCAGGTGGATGCAACAAGAACTGAGCTCATCAggagaagagaaggaggaagcTCTCCTCTCTGTGGGTGCAGATGGCAGAATCAGCAAGTGGTTTTTCTTCAAACATGGCTTCGACTGCACAG ACGTGATGAAGCTGAAGAGGGTTCAAAATACAAAGAAGGCTGGAAGGAACAAGACGGAGACGATGACAGGAAGTGTCCTGACAGCACTGACTCCTGGTCTCTGCTTTGACTTTCATCCCACA GACTCCAGTATCTACTTGACGGGGACATGGGAAGGTCTCATCCACAAGTGCTCCTTCTCCAACACTCAGCAGTTTGTCGAAACCTACAGCAAGCATTTT tGTCCTGTCAACTGTGTCGCGTGGTCTCCATTCAACCCTGATGTGTTCCTGAGCTGCTCCTCTGATTGGACTATCCAGCTGTGGAAGCAGGACCACTCGAAGCCCTTGCTGGGCTTCACCTCCACCCAGAAGGCTGTGTGTGATGTCAAATGGTCCCCAAAGTGGGCTACAGTATTTGGAGCTGTTAACGAAGAGCAGCTGGAGATCTGGGACCTGAATTTGAGCAT TCTGGACCCAGTCTTTGTGCAGCCTGCTGCCCCCGGTGTGAGGATGACATCCTTGCTGTTTTCCTCACAGACTGACTGTGTTGTGGTAGGAGACAGTGTTGGTGAAGTGGCTGTCTACCAGCTCAAGAATTTCAGTGTGGCAGAGCGGAGCCAG GTGAATGTTCTGGAAGACCTCTGCTCTGCAGCATCCAGATGA